A single genomic interval of Rutidosis leptorrhynchoides isolate AG116_Rl617_1_P2 unplaced genomic scaffold, CSIRO_AGI_Rlap_v1 contig104, whole genome shotgun sequence harbors:
- the LOC139881007 gene encoding xyloglucan endotransglucosylase protein 2-like isoform X2: MVMSTAPKQAVDVPFSRNYQPTWAYDHIKYYNDGKEIQLLLDKYTGTGFQSKGNYLFGHFSMDIKMVPNDSAGTVTAFYLSSQNNEHDEIDFEFLGNRSGQPYILQTNVFTGGKGDREQRIFLWFDPTKAYHKYSVLWNMYQIVFFVDNVPIRVFKNCKDLKVKFPFEQPMKIYSSLWNADDWATRGGLEKTDWSKAPFVAAYKSFHINGCEASVNDKYCETQGKRWWDQKEYQDLDADQYKRLKWVRKKWTIYNYCNDRSRYPTMPAECKRDRDI; the protein is encoded by the exons ATGGTAATGAGCACTGCCCCAAAGCAGGCAGTAGATGTCCCCTTCAGTAGGAACTATCAGCCAACATGGGCTTATGATCATATCAAATACTATAACGATGGCAAAGAGATTCAGCTCCTTCTAGATAAATACACAGGGACTGGATTTCAGTCCAAAGGAAATTACTTGTTTGGTCACTTCAGTATGGACATTAAAATGGTGCCTAACGATTCAGCCGGAACGGTCACTGCTTTCTAT TTATCTTCTCAAAACAATGAACACGATGAGATAGACTTCGAGTTCTTGGGAAATAGATCAGGGCAGCCTTACATTTTGCAGACTAATGTGTTCACTGGAGGAAAAGGAGACAGAGAGCAAAGGATCTTCTTGTGGTTTGATCCTACTAAAGCTTATCATAAATACTCTGTCCTTTGGAACATGTATCAGATTGT CTTCTTTGTGGACAATGTACCAATAAGGGTATTTAAGAATTGCAAAGACTTGAAGGTGAAGTTTCCATTTGAGCAGCCAATGAAGATATACTCGAGCCTATGGAACGCAGACGACTGGGCAACAAGAGGCGGCCTGGAAAAGACAGACTGGTCGAAAGCACCCTTCGTAGCAGCCTACAAGAGCTTCCATATCAACGGCTGCGAGGCCTCGGTAAACGACAAATATTGCGAAACACAAGGAAAGCGTTGGTGGGATCAGAAAGAGTACCAGGATCTCGACGCCGATCAATATAAGAGACTTAAATGGGTTCGAAAAAAATGGACTATCTACAACTATTGCAATGACCGTTCTCGTTACCCTACCATGCCTGCTGAGTGTAAGCGCGATCGCGACATTTGA
- the LOC139881007 gene encoding xyloglucan endotransglucosylase protein 2-like isoform X1: MACLLWTVSVSFLVLASMVMSTAPKQAVDVPFSRNYQPTWAYDHIKYYNDGKEIQLLLDKYTGTGFQSKGNYLFGHFSMDIKMVPNDSAGTVTAFYLSSQNNEHDEIDFEFLGNRSGQPYILQTNVFTGGKGDREQRIFLWFDPTKAYHKYSVLWNMYQIVFFVDNVPIRVFKNCKDLKVKFPFEQPMKIYSSLWNADDWATRGGLEKTDWSKAPFVAAYKSFHINGCEASVNDKYCETQGKRWWDQKEYQDLDADQYKRLKWVRKKWTIYNYCNDRSRYPTMPAECKRDRDI; encoded by the exons atggcTTGTTTGCTTTGGACAGTCAGTGTTAGCTTCCTGGTTCTGGCTTCTATGGTAATGAGCACTGCCCCAAAGCAGGCAGTAGATGTCCCCTTCAGTAGGAACTATCAGCCAACATGGGCTTATGATCATATCAAATACTATAACGATGGCAAAGAGATTCAGCTCCTTCTAGATAAATACACAGGGACTGGATTTCAGTCCAAAGGAAATTACTTGTTTGGTCACTTCAGTATGGACATTAAAATGGTGCCTAACGATTCAGCCGGAACGGTCACTGCTTTCTAT TTATCTTCTCAAAACAATGAACACGATGAGATAGACTTCGAGTTCTTGGGAAATAGATCAGGGCAGCCTTACATTTTGCAGACTAATGTGTTCACTGGAGGAAAAGGAGACAGAGAGCAAAGGATCTTCTTGTGGTTTGATCCTACTAAAGCTTATCATAAATACTCTGTCCTTTGGAACATGTATCAGATTGT CTTCTTTGTGGACAATGTACCAATAAGGGTATTTAAGAATTGCAAAGACTTGAAGGTGAAGTTTCCATTTGAGCAGCCAATGAAGATATACTCGAGCCTATGGAACGCAGACGACTGGGCAACAAGAGGCGGCCTGGAAAAGACAGACTGGTCGAAAGCACCCTTCGTAGCAGCCTACAAGAGCTTCCATATCAACGGCTGCGAGGCCTCGGTAAACGACAAATATTGCGAAACACAAGGAAAGCGTTGGTGGGATCAGAAAGAGTACCAGGATCTCGACGCCGATCAATATAAGAGACTTAAATGGGTTCGAAAAAAATGGACTATCTACAACTATTGCAATGACCGTTCTCGTTACCCTACCATGCCTGCTGAGTGTAAGCGCGATCGCGACATTTGA
- the LOC139881008 gene encoding OVARIAN TUMOR DOMAIN-containing deubiquitinating enzyme 12-like, which translates to MNNGTTYMGESSSSASWNSQQDTEDDQMIAAVLSEEYAKLDGSLAKHLPNLAPVRHVPRINTFIPNLSDASLDHQRLLERLRVYGLCEMKVSGDGNCQFRAISDQMYRSPEYHKQIRKDVVKQLKDHRTLYEGYVPMKYKRHYKKMAKSGEWGDHLTLQAAADKFAAKICLLTSFRDTCFIEIMPQDQAPKRELWLSFWSEVHYNSLYQIQAAPAYQKPKKKHWLF; encoded by the exons ATGAACAatggaactacttatatgggtgaAAGTTCAAGCTCAGCTTCCTGGAATAGTCAACAGGATACTGAGGATGACCAAATGATTGCTGCTGTTTTATCAGAAGAATATGCAAAGCTAGATGGATCCTTAGCTAAACATCTCCCCAACCTTGCTCCTGTTCGT CATGTTCCAAGGATAAATACCTTCATTCCCAATTTAAGTGATGCTAGTTTGGATCACCAACGGCTTCTAGAAAG GCTTAGAGTTTACGGTTTATGTGAAATGAAGGTTTCTGGAGATGGTAATTGTCAG TTTCGTGCAATATCAGACCAGATGTACAGGTCACCTGAGTATCACAAACAAATCCGAAAAGATGTTGTAAAACAG CTTAAAGATCACCGTACGTTGTATGAAGGGTATGTTCCAATGAAGTACAAACGCCACTACAAGAAAATGGCAAA ATCTGGGGAATGGGGGGACCATCTTACTTTACAAGCGGCAGCTGATAAG TTTGCAGCAAAGATATGCCTATTGACGTCATTCAGAGACACTTGTTTCATTGAAATTATGCCACAAGACCAGGCTCCAAAAAGAG AACTATGGTTAAGTTTCTGGTCGGAGGTCCATTACAATTCTCTATACCAAATTCAAG CTGCTCCAGCTTACCAAAAACCGAAGAAGAAGCATTGGCTTTTTTAG